In a genomic window of Seriola aureovittata isolate HTS-2021-v1 ecotype China chromosome 11, ASM2101889v1, whole genome shotgun sequence:
- the asb1 gene encoding ankyrin repeat and SOCS box protein 1, whose product MADGPEAQADGDDPPSINFPPLITVSDLPSATAAGRNLKEWLQEQFCDKPLEQDDMRLHNAAYVGDLDTLRNLLQEDDFRRRINEKSVWCCGCLPCTPLRIAATAGHAACVAYLIGQGAEVDLVDVKGQTALYVAVVNGHLECVRILLEAGADPNGSRHHRSTPLYHAARVGRLDVLRELIRFNADVDMDHQLGPRLLLSARTLNTLVVCPLYISAAYHHLHCFQLLLQAGAQPDFNYTGPVCHEALTRGLASCLLDAVLRHGCEEAFIHLLLDHGANPALVPWDESELEAPNRRKVDPEALRVFLEARRCPRRLTHLCRIRIRKAMGKHRLNHIPSLPLPEPIKNFLLHQN is encoded by the exons ATGGCCGACGGTCCAGAGGCACAGGCTGATGGTGACGACCCGCCCAGTATCAATTTCCCTCCGCTCATCACAGTTTCTGATCTGCCCAGTGCTACTGCTGCAG GCCGTAACCTGAAGGAATGGCTTCAGGAGCAGTTCTGCGACAAGCCTCTGGAGCAGGACGACATGCGGCTCCACAATGCAGCCTATGTGGGAGATTTGGACACGCTGAGGAACCTGCTGCAAGAAGACGACTTCAGACG GCGTATCAATGAGAAGTCTGTGTGGTGCTGTGGCTGTCTGCCCTGCACCCCTCTGCGGATCGCAGCCACAGCAGGACACGCTGCCTGCGTGGCCTATCTGATCGGACAGGGAGCCGAGGTGGACCTAGTTGATGTCAAAGGCCAGACAGCCCTCTACGTAGCCGTGGTCAACGGTCACCTGGAGTGTGTCCGGATCCTCCTTGAAGCCGGGGCTGATCCCAACGGAAGCCGACACCACCGCAGCACCCCCCTGTACCACGCTGCACGGGTGGGGCGGCTGGACGTACTGCGGGAGCTCATCAG gtTCAATGCTGATGTAGACATGGACCACCAGCTGGGTCCCCGGCTCCTCTTAAGTGCCCGCACCCTCAACACTTTGGTAGTGTGTCCTCTCTACATCAGCGCTGCCTACCACCACCTCCACTGTTTCCAGCTGTTGCTCCAGGCCGGCGCGCAGCCTGACTTCAACTACACCGGGCCTGTCTGCCACGAGGCCCTGACCCGCGGCCTGGCTTCCTGCCTGCTGGATGCGGTGCTGCGTCATGGATGTGAGGAAGCCTTCATCCACCTGCTGCTGGACCACGGGGCCAACCCGGCTCTTGTTCCCTGGGAtgagtcagagctggaggctcCCAACCGTAGGAAGGTGGATCCCGAGGCGCTCAGGGTCTTCCTGGAGGCGAGga GATGCCCTCGTAGGCTGACACACTTGTGTCGCATCAGGATCCGCAAAGCGATGGGGAAACATCGTCTAAACCACATACCCTCATTACCTCTACCAGAGCCCATCAAGAACTTCCTGCTTCACCAGAACTGA